In Pseudomonas sp. Q1-7, the genomic window AGACGGGAACGGTCGCCTTCCTTCACTTTCACTTGAACGATTACGGTGTCGCCCGGGGCGAAAGCCGGAATCTCTTTGTTCATTTGTTCAGCTTCGAGTTGCTGAATGATCTTGTTGGTCATCGCTGTGCTCCTAAGACAGGCCTTCTGGGGCGTGCCATCGATACGTTAACTATCGTTCCGCTGGCGGATGTATTCCTCCAGCAGCTTTTTCTCTTCTCCAGAAAGCGAGCGGCAATCCAGAAGATCGGCCCGACGTTCCCAGGTGCGCCCAAGCGCCTGCTGCAAACGCCATCGCCGGATGTGTTCGTGGTTGCCGCTGAGCAGCACCTCAGGAACACGCTTGCCTGCATACAGCTCCGGTCGAGTGTAGTGCGGGCAATCGAGCAGGCCATCCGTAAAGGAGTCCTCCTCGGCGGAGTCCGCGTGGCCCAGCGCGCCGGGCAGCAACCGCGTCACCGCATCGATCAGCACCATGGCCGGCAGCTCACCGCCGGACAGGACGTAGTCGCCAATCGACCATTCCTCATCGACGTGCTCCTCGATGAAGCGTTCGTCGATGCCTTCGTAGCGCCCGGCGATGAGGATCAGTGCCTCTTCGTTCGCCAGCTCGCGCACGGCCGCCTGCTTCAGCTGGCGCCCCTGCGGCGAGAGGTAGATCACCTTCGCCCGCTCCCCCGTCGCTGCCTTGGCTGCCGCCAGGGCCCGTTCCAGGGGCTGGATCTTCATCACCATCCCGGGGCCGCCGCCGAAGGGCCGGTCATCCACTGTCTGGTGGCGGTCCTCGGTGAAGCTCCGCGGGTTCCAGCAGTTGAGCTTGAGCAGCCCCTGCTTCACCGCACGGCTGGTGATGCCGTATTCACTGATGGCGGCAAACATCTCGGGAAAGATGCTGATGACTTCGACCTGCATGCTTTTCATGTCAGGCCCTCAGAAATCAACGTCCCATTCCACCCGAATCTCACCAGCCTCCAAATCGATCGACTGCACGCACTGCTCCGTGTAGGGCAGCAGGCGTTCGCGATCGTCAAGGCTGCCAGCGCAGGGCTTGACCACCATCACGTCGTTGGCGCCGGTCTCAAGGAGGTGATCGATGCGGCCGAGCAGGTGCCCGTCCTGGTTGATCACATTGAGACCTTCCAACTGGTGCCAGTAGAACTCGTCTTCGTCGAGCTCCGGCAGTTCGCTGGCAGGGACGCAGATCTCGAAACCCGCGTAGGTCCGCGCGATCTCGCGATCGACCAACCCTTTCAGCTTCACCACCAGGACCTTGCCGTGCACGCGTCCGCTGGCGACTTCGACCTGCTTTACCTCGTCGTCACGCCTGAGCGTCCAACGGTGGTAATCGAGCACGTTGTCCAGCGGATCGGTGAAGGAGTAGACCTTCACCTCGCCACGTACGCCGTGCACCGAAAAAATCTTGCCGAGAACGATGAGTTCGTCGGCGGCGGCCGGCGTCGTGCTCATAAAAGATGCTTAGGCAGCAGCCTTGGCAGCTTCCTTCAGCAGCTGAGCAACGCGCTCAGACGGCTGGGCGCCCTGGCTCAGCCAGTAGCTGACGCGCTCCTGGTTCACGGACAGCTTGACTTCGGCACCCTGGGCAACGGGGTTGAAGAAGCCAACGCGCTCCACGAAGCGACCGTCGCGCGCATTGCGGCTGTTGGTCACGGTCAGGTGGTAGAAGGGGCGCTTCTTGGAGCCGCCACGGGCAAGACGGATGGTTACCATTGAACTTCGTTCCTATAGTCGGTGCTTTTCAAGCATGGGCCATGGGCCCGAAAGGCCGCATATTTTAAGGATTATGCGGACGAATGCAAATCTCTTTTTGGGGGCCGCCGGTCGGCGGCCCGGGCTCACATCTTCGGCATGCCGCCGGGGAACATGCTCCCCATGCCGCGCATCATCTTGGCCATACCACCCTTGGCGGTGACTTTCTTCATCATCTTCTGCATCTGCTTGTGCTGCTTGATGAGGCGGCCGACGTCCTGCACCTGGGTGCCGGAACCGAGCGCGATGCGCCGCTTGCGCGAGCCGCTGATCATTTCCGGGTCGCGGCGTTCGGCAGGGGTCATGGAGTTGATGATCGCCTCCATCTGCTTGAACTGCTTTTCCGCCGCGTTCTGGGCATTGCCCATCTGCGCCAGGTTGACGCCGCCGAGCATCGGCAGCTTGTCCATCAGGCCGCCGAGGCCGCCCATGTTTTTCATCTGTTGCAGCTGGTCGCGGAAATCTTCGAGGTCGAAGCCCTTGCCCTTCTTGATCTTCTTGGCGAGCTTCTCGGCCTTCTCGCGGTCCATGGTCTGCTCGGCCTGCTCGATCAGGCTGAGCACGTCACCCATGCCGAGGATGCGCGAGGCGACGCGGTCCGGGTGGAAGGGGTCGAGGGCTTCGGTCTTCTCGCCCATGCCGAGGAACTTGATCGGTTTGCCGGTGATGGCGCGCACGGAAAGCGCAGCACCGCCACGGGCGTCACCGTCGACCTTGGTCAGCACCACGCCGGTCAGCGGCAGGGCATCGTTGAAGGCTTTGGCGGTATTGGCGGCGTCCTGGCCGGTCATGGCGTCGACCACGAACAGGGTTTCCACCGGCTTGATGGCGGCGTGGACCTGCTTGATCTCGTCCATCATCTCGGCGTCGACGTGCAGGCGACCGGCGGTGTCGACGATGACGACGTCGATGAACTTCAGCTTGGCTTCACGGATTGCCGCCTGGGCGATATCCACCGGCTTCTGGCTGGTGTCGGACGGGAAGAAGGTGACACCAATGTCGTTGGCCAGGGTTTCCAGCTGCTTGATCGCCGCCGGGCGGTAAACGTCCGCGGACACCACCAGCACCGTCTTCTTCTTGCGCTCCTTGAGGAAGCGCGACAGCTTGCCCACGGTGGTGGTCTTGCCCGCGCCCTGCAGGCCGGCCATCAGGATCACCGCCGGCGGCGCAGCGTTCAGCGCCAGGTCCTCGTTGGCGGCGCCCATCAGCTCCACCAGTTCAGCCTGGACGATCTTCACGAACGCCTGGCCCGGAGTCAGGCTCTTGGACACTTCGGTACCGACCGCCCGGTCCTTGATCCTGTTGACGAAGTCCT contains:
- the trmD gene encoding tRNA (guanosine(37)-N1)-methyltransferase TrmD produces the protein MKSMQVEVISIFPEMFAAISEYGITSRAVKQGLLKLNCWNPRSFTEDRHQTVDDRPFGGGPGMVMKIQPLERALAAAKAATGERAKVIYLSPQGRQLKQAAVRELANEEALILIAGRYEGIDERFIEEHVDEEWSIGDYVLSGGELPAMVLIDAVTRLLPGALGHADSAEEDSFTDGLLDCPHYTRPELYAGKRVPEVLLSGNHEHIRRWRLQQALGRTWERRADLLDCRSLSGEEKKLLEEYIRQRNDS
- the rimM gene encoding ribosome maturation factor RimM (Essential for efficient processing of 16S rRNA), which codes for MSTTPAAADELIVLGKIFSVHGVRGEVKVYSFTDPLDNVLDYHRWTLRRDDEVKQVEVASGRVHGKVLVVKLKGLVDREIARTYAGFEICVPASELPELDEDEFYWHQLEGLNVINQDGHLLGRIDHLLETGANDVMVVKPCAGSLDDRERLLPYTEQCVQSIDLEAGEIRVEWDVDF
- the rpsP gene encoding 30S ribosomal protein S16; this translates as MVTIRLARGGSKKRPFYHLTVTNSRNARDGRFVERVGFFNPVAQGAEVKLSVNQERVSYWLSQGAQPSERVAQLLKEAAKAAA
- the ffh gene encoding signal recognition particle protein; protein product: MFENLTDRLSQTLRHVTGKAKLTEDNIKDTLREVRMALLEADVALPVVKDFVNRIKDRAVGTEVSKSLTPGQAFVKIVQAELVELMGAANEDLALNAAPPAVILMAGLQGAGKTTTVGKLSRFLKERKKKTVLVVSADVYRPAAIKQLETLANDIGVTFFPSDTSQKPVDIAQAAIREAKLKFIDVVIVDTAGRLHVDAEMMDEIKQVHAAIKPVETLFVVDAMTGQDAANTAKAFNDALPLTGVVLTKVDGDARGGAALSVRAITGKPIKFLGMGEKTEALDPFHPDRVASRILGMGDVLSLIEQAEQTMDREKAEKLAKKIKKGKGFDLEDFRDQLQQMKNMGGLGGLMDKLPMLGGVNLAQMGNAQNAAEKQFKQMEAIINSMTPAERRDPEMISGSRKRRIALGSGTQVQDVGRLIKQHKQMQKMMKKVTAKGGMAKMMRGMGSMFPGGMPKM